The Pleurodeles waltl isolate 20211129_DDA chromosome 6, aPleWal1.hap1.20221129, whole genome shotgun sequence genome has a segment encoding these proteins:
- the LOC138300117 gene encoding fish-egg lectin-like has protein sequence MSISGVLLFLPLLGLCSGQTVQLNCDQVPGALKQIDAGNGQVVGVNANENIYTLYSGRWTQIPGSLSHISVGPGGLWGVNRNNNIYKLVGADWVQTDGLLKQIDAGGAQFISGANMNDDIFCLPDQATVSAKDGSALPWNNIAGKLKYYSCNTNNCWGVNSADDIFYRFSVTPSSCSGSRWQQVEGKLAMIEVGSDGSVFGVNSVGDAYRRNGITSSNPIGTSWSQLQYKSHKFSHLSYDLGLLWILTKDQMILRCKL, from the exons GTCAAACTGTTCAGCTGAACTGTGATCAGGTGCCTGGGGCACTCAAGCAGATCGATGCTGGCAACGGACAGGTGGTCGGAGTGAATGCAAACGAGAACATTTATACCCTGTACAGTGGCCGCTGGACGCAGATCCCCGGTTCTCTCTCACACATCTCAGTGGGCCCTGGTGGACTCTGGGGCGTGAACAGAAACAACAACATCTACAAACTTGTGGGCGCAGACTGGGTCCAGACTGACG GGCTTCTAAAGCAGATTGATGCCGGTGGAGCCCAGTTTATCTCTGGTGCTAACATGAATGATGACATTTTTTGCTTGCCTGATCAGGCAACAGTGTCAGCTAAGGATGGGTCGGCCCTTCCCTGGAACAATATTGCAGGGAAGCTGAAGTACTACAGCTGTAACACTAATAACTGCTGGGGAGTGAACTCGGCTGATGACATCTTTTACCGATTTTCCGTAACGCCAAGTTCCTGCAGCGGCTCCAGGTGGCAGCAAGTGGAAGGCAAGCTCGCCATGATTGAAGTGGGCAGCGACGGCTCTGTGTTTGGAGTCAACAGTGTGGGGGATGCATATCGCAG AAATGGGATAACCTCAAGCAACCCGATTGGAACATCTTGGAGCCAGCTGCAGTACAAATCCCATAAGTTTAGTCACCTGTCATACGACCTGGGCCTGCTTTGGATCCTCACCAAGGACCAGATGATCCTCAGATGCAAACTGTAA